In the genome of Streptomyces aquilus, the window TTCGACGTCGTCGTCGACGACAGCACGGACAACGCTCGTGTCCTCCAACTCATCGAGGGCGGCGGGGTGTTGCTCACCGCGACGATCCGGGTGACGCCACCCAGGGCCCGCGCCTATCACCCGCGGCCGTACTACTCCGCCAACCCCGAGGGCTTCGCCGCGCTCGCCGTCGGCGAGGTGCTGCTGCACACCCACGACATCGCCGAGGGCCTCGGTCTGCCCTACGAACCCCCGGCCGACCTCGCCGAGTTCGTGCTCACCCGCATGTTCCCGCACATCCAGCCAGGACCCGAGCACTGGCCCACCCTGCTGTGGGCCACCGGCCGCGGCGAGCTGCCCGGCCGCGCCCCGGTCACCGAGTGGGACTGGTACAACAACCTCGTCCTGCCCACCGACCGCCTCACCCTGGAGGGCCTCACCCCCGCGGCCGCCGCCGACCTGCGCCTGGGCGGCGACGGCGGCTACGACTGGGTCGCCGACGGCCCCTTCGACGGCACCCGCGAGGCCGCCGGGATGCTGGTCAAGGCGTACGAGGCGGGCGTGCACCGCCCGGAGTGGGGTGTCTTCGTCCTCGTCCGGCGCGAGGACGGCAAGGCGGTCGGCGGCATGGGCTTCCACGGCGCCCCGGACGAGGACGGCCGCGCCGAGGTCGGCTACGACCTCGCCCCCTCCGCCCGCGGCCGGGGCTACGCCACGGAGGCGCTGCGCGCGCTGAGCGAGTGGGCGCTTGCGCGGGACGGCGTACGGCTGCTGATGGCGACGATCGAGGAGACGAACCGCGCCTCCCAGGCCGTCGTCACCCGCGCCGGATACACCCGGGCGACGGTCGGGGAACAGCACGAAGTGCTCACGCACGAGCAGCACGCGCCGCACGAGGAGGACACCGACCTCCGGCTGTACCTGCGCGAGCGGCCGTAGGGCCGGTCCGGCGGACAGTCCCTAGGCCGGACGCCCCTTGGGGCGCCGCAGCCCCGACTCCGTCAGCAGGCGCACCACCTCGCGGCTGCTGACCTCCACCGCGCCGGCCGCGACCACGTCCGCGTACCGGTGCGCGGGGATGTCGTAGTGGTCGCGTTCGAAGGCCCGGCGCGGCACGCCCAACCCGTCGGCGAACGCGTGGAGTTCGTCGTACGACACGTCGCTCACCAGGTGGGACCACATCCGGCCGTGTCCCGGCCAGGCGGGCGGGTCTATGTAGACGGTCACGAGGAGGGCGTCCCGCCGGCCGCCGAGCCCAGCGCGCCGACGGACGCGACCTTCACGCCCGCCTTGTGGCACACCCAGTGCGGGTCGGGCCCGAGTTCCGGCTCGACCTCCAGCGCGTGCGGGTCGCCGGCCCCGCACACCGGGCACAGCGGCCAGCGGCCGTAACGCTCCAGGAGCGCGTCCTGGACGTCCTGCGCGACCAGCCCGGCCACGAACTCCGCGCCGTCCGGCCACTGCTCCACCCACCAGCGGCGCTGGACGACGGACTCCTCGACGAGGGACACCACGTCCGCGTCGGCGACCTCGCCCGCGACCAGGTCGGCGAGCACCAGGGCGCGTGCCGCATGCAACGCCTGCTCCAAAGGGCTTACGGGGAGGCCGGAGGGATCCATGCCCCCTATTGTGCGCACTCTTGACCACGGGACCGAGCCGAAAATATCTTTCATACGTGACCCAGGAAGTGAAGGAAATTTTCGGCGGCGCCTCGGGCGGCCCGAGTGGTCCGGGTGGTCCGGGTGGTCCCGGCACACCGCCCGCCCCCGCCGCGCTCGCCGCCAAGGTGCGCACCCTCACCCCTTCCATGACCCGCTCCATGCAGCGGGTCGCCGAGGCCGTCGCCGGTGACCCGGCCGGCTGCGCGGCCCTGACGGTCACCGGCCTCGCGGAACTGACCGGCACCAGCGAGGCGACCGTCGTCCGCACCGCCCGCATCCTCGGCTACCCCGGCTACCGCGACCTGCGCCTCGCCCTCGCCGGCCTCGCCGCGCAGCAGCAGTCGGGGCGGGCGCCGGCGATCACGACGGACATCGCGGTGGACGACCCCATCGCCGACGTCGTCGCGAAACTCGCCTACGACGAGCAGCAGACGCTCGCCGACACGGCCGCCGGTCTGGACACCGTGCAGCTGGCGGCGGCCGTCGCCGCGGCGGCGACCGCCCGCCGCATCGACGTGTACGGAGTCGGGGCGTCCGGGCTGGTCGCCCAGGACCTGGTGCAGAAGCTGCTGCGGATAGGGCTGATAGCCCACGCCCACAGCGATCCGCATCTCGCCGTCACCAACGCGGTGCAGCTGAAGGCGGGGGACGTCGCCATCGCGATCACGCACTCCGGGGCGACGGGGGACGTCATCGAGCCGCTGCGGGTCGCGTTCGAGCGCGGGGCCACGACGGTCGCGATCACCGGACGGCCGGACAGTTCGGTGACGCAGTACGCGGACCATGTGCTGACGACGTCCACGGCCCGGGAGAGCGAGCTGCGGCCGGCGGCGATGTCGTCGCGGACCAGCCAGCTGCTGGTCGTGGACTGTCTGTTCGTAGGGGTGGCGCAAAGGACATACGAGAGCGCGGCGCCCGCCCTGGCCTCGTCGTACGAGGCCTTGGCACACCGGCATCGCGGCAGAACGTAGAAAAGCGCCCGCCCCCACTCCGTTACGTGAAAGAACCACGTGAAAGAGCCGCCCCCCATGACCTCCACCTCCGATCCCCGTGTTCTGCGTGCCGAGTTGGAAGCCCTCACCACCGAGGCCTTCCGGCCCGAGCTCGCCGACATCGACCAGTTGCCCACCCTCGACATCGCCCGGCTCATGAACGGTGAGGACGTCACCGTGCCCGCCGCCGTCGCCGAGCGGTTGCCCGAGATCGGTGCCGCCATCGACGCCGTCGCCACCCGGATGGCCCAGGGCGGTCGGCTCGTCTACGCCGGTGCCGGGACCGCCGGGCGCCTCGGTGTGCTGGACGCCTCCGAGTGCCCGCCGACCTTCAACACCGACCCCGCGCAGGTCGTCGGCCTGATCGCGGGCGGCCCGGAGGCCATGGTGACCTCCGTCGAAGGCGCCGAGGACTCCAGGGAACTGGCGAGAGCCGACCTGGACGCGCTGAAGCTGACGCCCCTGGACACGGTGGTCGGCGTCTCCGCGTCCGGTCGTACCCCTTATGCCATCGGTGCCGTCGAACACGCCCGCGCGCAGGGCGCGTTGACGATCGGGCTGTCCTGCAACAGGCACAGCGCGCTGGCCGCCGCGGCGGAGCACGGCATCGAGGTGGTCGTCGGCCCCGAACTGGTCACCGGCTCCACCCGGCTCAAGGCGGGCACCGCCCAGAAGCTGGTGCTGAACATGCTGTCGACGATCACGATGATCCGGCTGGGCAAGACGTACGGGAACCTGATGGTCGACGTCCGCGCCTCCAACGAGAAGCTCCGGGCGCGCTCCCGGCGGATCGTCGCCCTCGCCACGGGCGCCGGGGACGACGAGATCGAGCGGGCGCTGGCGGAGACGGACGGCGAGGTGAAGAACGCCATCCTGGTGATCCTCACCGGCGTGGACGGCCCCGCGGCCACCCGCCTTCTGGAGGAGTCCGGCGGCCATCTGCGTGCCGCGCTGGCGGCGGCGGGCGGCTGACCAGCACGCTCGGCGGATGACCACCTCGTACGACACCGCGACAGCGCTCCTCCCTCTGGTCGGCGGCCCCGCCAACGTCGCCTCCGTCGCCCACTGCATGACCCGGCTGCGGCTGCGCCTGGCCGACCCGTCGCTGGTGGACGGGGAGGCGTTGCGGGCGCTGCCGGGGGTGCTGGGGGTGGTCGAGGACGACGACACGTACCAGATCGTGCTCGGGCCGGGGGCGGTCGCGCGGGTGACGGCCGACTTCGAGGCACTGCTGCGGAAGGAGACGCGGAAGGCTGAGAACGCGACCCCGCTGAAGCTGGCGCTGCGCCGGGTGGCGAACGTCTTCGTCCCGCTCATCCCCGCGCTCATCGGCTGCGGCATCCTCGCGGGCCTCAACGGGCTGCTGACGAACGCCGGTTGGCTGCCCGGTCTGACCCCGGCCCTGGCGGCCGTCGCGTCCGCCTTCATGTCCCTCATCGCGGTCTTCGTCGGCTACAACACCGCCAAGGAGTTCGGCGGCACCCCGGTGCTGGGCGGGGCGATCGCGGCCGTCGTCGTGTACCCGGGGGTCGCGAAGGTGACGGCCTTCGGCGTGGCGCTGGCCCCCGGGCAGGGCGGTGTCCTGGGCGCGCTGGCGGCGGCGTTGCTCGGGACGTACGTGGAGAAATGGTGCCGCGGCCACGTGCCCGCGACGCTGGACGTCCTGCTCACCCCGGCCCTGACGGTCCTGGTGTCCGGCCTGGCGACCCTGTACGTCCTCATGTACGCCGCCGGCACGGTCTCCTCGGCGATCGGCACGGCGGCGAACTGGCTGCTGTCGACGACGGGCGCCTTCGCGGGCGCGGTCCTCGGCGGCCTGTTCCTCCCCCTGGTGATGCTGGGCCTGCACCAGGCCCTGATCCCGATCCACGCCACCCTCATCGAACAGCAGGGCTCCACGACCCTGCTCCCCCTGCTGGCGATGGCGGGCGCGGGCCAAGTGGGCGCGGCGGCCGCGGTGTACGTCCGCCTCCGCCACGACACCGCAATGCGCACGACGATCAAGTCGGCCCTGCCCGCCGGGTTGTTGGGCGTGGGCGAGCCGCTGATCTACGGGGTGTCGCTGCCGTTGGGCCGCCCCTTCGTCACCGCCTGCGCGGGCGGGGCGGCCGGGGGTGCCTTCGTCGGCCTGTTCGCGATGCTGGGTGAACGGGTGGGCGCGACCGCGATCGGCCCGTCGGGCTGGGCCTTGTTCCCGCTGCTGGCAGGGGACGGAGGGCTGGGGCTGGGAACGGCGGCGGCGATCTACGCGGGCGGGCTGCTGACGGGGTACGCGGTCGGGTTCGGGGCGACGTACGCCTTCGGGCTGCCGAAGGAGAGGTGACTCCGGCGGCGGCCGGTCGTTCCCCGACCATGAAGAACATGCTGATGGCCGCCGCCCTGGCCTCCTCCGCCGTAGTCCTCGCCACCCCCGCACACGCCGACCCCCATGATGGCAACCACTGGGGCTCGGCCGCCCCGGTGGTGTGCACCGCGGAACACGCCGTCACCCCGGTCCTGGGCGACCTCGCCTCCGCACCGACGCACGCTTGCCCCGAGGGCTGAGCGGTCAGGATCTGACCTATACGGCTCCTAGCGTGCCCCCATGACCAACACCACGCAGGACACTGTCACCGCCACCGAACGCCCCGACCTGCTGGAAGTGCTGGCCCACCAGCGGCACTTCCTGCGCTTCACGACCCGTGACCTCACCGACGAACAGGCCGGGCAGCGGACCACGGCCAGTGAGCTGTGTCTGGGCGGCCTGATCAAGCACGTCACGTCGGTGGAGCGGAACTGGGCGGCCTTCATCCTCAACGGCCCGTCGCCGGCCGACGACTTCAAGAACAAGACCGAGGCCGACTTCGCCCGGCGCGCCGACGAATTCCGGATGCTGCCCGGCGACACCCTGGCCGGTGTGCTGGCCGCCTACGAGGAGGCGGCCCGCCGGACCGACGAGATCGTCACGTCCCTGCCCGACCTGAACGCCGACCACCCGCTGCCCGAGGCTCCTTGGTTCAAGCCCGGGGCTCGATGGTCGGCCCGCAGGGTGCTGCTGCACATCGTCGGGGAGACGGCCCAGCACGCCGGGCACGCCGACATCATCCGGGAGTCCCTGGACGGCGCGAAGAGCATGAGCTGACTGCTCCCGAAGCTCAAGCGGCCAGCTCCGAGCCCTCTTTGCTTGGAATGGGAGAGGACCTCAACCCACCCTCCCACCCCGCGAGTTGACCGCACGCGTCCGGCTTGCCACGCAGAGTCACGATCGTCTGCGGTCCGGATAACGAACAGCCCCCGCCAGGTGCGCCAACACCTGCGGGGGCTTGACCGACGAGATCGAAATGGAGTCGATCCGTGGCTGACGCCCAGTTTAGTGCTGCCTCCCTGCCCGCGCACGCTGCCCCGCACCCGATGTCCAAGCCGGGTTACGGCAAGCGCACCGCCCCCGACCAACGCCCCCGCTCCCACCACGACTTCGCCCACCTCCCACCCCGCGAAGCCGCCATCGCCGGCTACCTCGACCGCCTTCCCGACGGCGCCGACATCTCCGTAAAGACGCTGGCCAAGCAGTTGCCGTACGGACAGTGCGCCCTCCGTACCGCCCTCAACCGCCTGCAAAGGGAAGGGCACTTGCGACGCGGACGCGAACAACTGGCCTCGGAATCCGGCACCTCCCACTGGATCACCCGATCGTGGTTCTCCCGTACCGCGCGGGACGATGACTGGTGGGCGGCGTTCACGCGGGGAGACGTACCGCAGGAGCCGCCGGACCGGCCTCGCCGTACGCTTTCCCGCGCTCACGTCCTCCTCGCCGCCCTCGGCCGCACCGCCCCCGCGCTCTCCCTCTCCGGCGCCGAGTGCGCGCCTCGCCCCGTTGCTGACGCCGTGGTTCGAGCGGGGCGCCACCGACGAGGTCGTACGCCATGCCCTGACCAGCGGTCTGCCCGTCCCGGTCCACAGTGCGGCGGCTGCCGGGGCGGAGGACGCACCTCCGAACGCCCCGCCGCGCTCCCGCCCGCCCCTGAGATCCACGCTCGTGCGGCGGAGATCCGTGCCGCAATGTCACAGAGACGACGAGAAGGGACACCCGTATGACAGCGCCGACGGTCCGACGTCACCGCTCCGGGGCACGATGGGAGGAAGGAGGCGATGGCATGACCCCTGACACCGCTGAGCGGCCCCAGATGTCCGTCGAGGACTTCGATGAACTCGTCCGCAGGGCCCCTAGGGAGCTGAAGAACAGGCTGGAGTTCCTCGGCGGAAGGCTCTGCATCCGGCACGGCCCGCTCGACGTCGACGAATTCGAGGAGCTGGCCGCCGCGGCTCCGGAAACCGTGCGACTTGAGTACATCAACGGAAAGGTAGTCGTAAAGGCCATGCCGGACGGCAACCATCGGGAGATCTTCGTCTGGCTCCAGGAGCAGTGCATGCAATACCGCCCCGACCTCCGCGTCTACGGAGAATCAGGTGTCATGTCCGAGGCCTACCGCAAAGGGCGCGCCCGCACAGACGGAGCCGTCGCGCTGAAGGGCCACTTCAAGGGACATGGCGAGTGGTCCGCCGCCAACGGCATCCTCATGGCCATAGAGATCACCTCCCACGACCATGACACCAACCAGGGCGACGGCATCGACAAGCCCGTCGGTTACGCGGCGGTCGACATCCCCGTCTACTTGTTGATCGACCGTGACAACAACACCGTCGTCGTATACAGCGACCCCAAGGACAGCCGCTACCAGGAGACCGTCTCCCACCCGTGGGGATCTCCGGTCGAACTGCCCGACCCCCTCGGCTTCACCCTGGACACCGAGGAACTCAAGGACTACGCCGACTGAGACACTGGCCTTCATGAACCACGCCCAGCTCACCGCCCTAGGCCGAGCCCTCCGCCTCCTCGGCGAGCACGGCGAGGCCCTCTCCGCCGATACCCCGGACGCCAAGCTGCACGAGGTCAAGGCCGACCTCAAGCGCGCCCTGGAGCTGCTCGACGAGAGCGTCACCAGCGCCGCGCCCAGCACCCGTTGTGCCGAACACCCGAACGGCCCGGTCGACGAGAACGCCCCCGACTTGTGCCTGCTGTGCGAGACCCGGCGCCGCGCCGCACGCCGCGCCTCCATCAACGGCCCCGCCCAGACCGGCCCGTCCGCCACCGCCCCGTCCCGCTACGGCGTCCGCGACGACCGGCCGCAGCCGCAGCAGCGCTGGCTGCCCGAGCTGTGGAACGGCCAGGAGTGGCAGCTGTGCGGCACCCCGCGCCGCGACCGCCGCGAGGCCGAGCTGTATCTCGCGGCGGCCCGCCGGGGGCCGCGCGCGGCGATGGCGTACCGGCTGGTGCACGAGTTCACCGACTACGAGGTGCTGCGGGTGTGGGGCACCCCGGTGAAGGTCGACATCGAGCCGCTGGGGAACCTGTAAAGCGACAGACCGCGCCTACGACTTGGCGGCGGCCTCCGCTGACTCCGTCGCCCCCTCCGCCACCAGCGTCCCGTCCCCCGCCACCCGCTGCCGCGGGATGAACGACGCGACCGCGAAGGCCAGCAGCGCCGCTCCGGCGCCGACCGCCAGGACCGCCTTGAAGCCGTTCTCGGACGGCAGCGCGTAACCGCCGAAGTCGGTGGTCAGCTGGGCCAGGATGACGCCGGCGATGGCGCTGGCCGACGAGGTGCCGATGGAGCGCATCAGGGTGTTGAGGCTGTTCGCCGCGGCCGTCTCCGACGCGGGCACCGCGCCCATGATGAGCGCGGGCATCGAGCCGTACGTGAAGCCGATGCCGGCGCCGATGACGCAGGAGACGAGCACGAAGTGCCAGACCTCGCTCATCAGGACGATGTTGAGGCCGTACCCGGCGGCGACGATCAGGGCGCCGATCATCAGCGTGGCCTTCGGGCCGCGGGCCTTGGAGACGGCGGCGGAGATCGGTGCCGTGGCCATCATGACCAGGCCGGAGGGGGCCATGACCAGACCGGCGGCCAGCATCGACTTGCCGAGGCCGTAACCGGTCTGGGCCGGGAGCTGGAGAAGCTGCGGGATGACCAGGCTCATCGCGAACATGGCGAAGCCGACCGCGATCGAGGCGAGGTTGGTGACCAGTACCTGACGGCGGGCGGTGGTGCGCAGGTCCACCAGCGGCTGGTCGGTGCGCAGTTCGAAGAAGCCCCAGGCCAGCAGGATCACGACGGCCGCGAGGAAGAGTCCGATCGTGGTGCCGCTGCCCCAGCCCCAGTCGGCGCCCTTGGAGATGGCGAGGAGCAGGCAGACGAGCCCTGCCGCCATGCCCAGGGCACCCACGAGGTCGAAACGGCCGCCGGTGCGCACCTTGGACTCCGGTACGAAGACGGTGACCAGGCCGATGGCCACGGCGCCGAGCGCAGCCGAGGTCCAGAACAGCACGTGCCAGCTGAAGTTGTCGGCGATGAGCGCGGCGGCGGGCAGCCCGAGGGCGCCGCCGATGCCGAGGGAGGCGCTCATCAGGGCGGTCGCGGAGGCCAGCCGCTCGGCGGGCAGTTCGTCGCGCATGATGCTGATGCCGAGCGGGATGACACCGGAGGCGAGGCCCTGGAGGGCACGGCCGATGATCATCGGCAGGAGGGAGTCGGCCAGCGCGCAGACGACCGAGCCGACGATCAGCATGACGCCGCTGATCAGCAGCATGCGGCGCTTGCCGAACATGTCGCCGAGGCGTCCGACGACCGGCGTGGCCACGGCGGCGGCGAGCAGCGTGGCGGTGACGGCCCAGGCGGTGTCGGAGGCGGGCGCGTCCAGGAGCCTCGGCAGCTCGGGGACGATCGGGATCACCAGGGTCTGCATCAGCGAGACCACGATTCCGGCGAAGGCCAGCACCACCACCACGGCGTTCGACCGTGGTACTGCGGAAGGAGCGTCGGACATGGCGGGGCCTCCATCGGCGTAGTACTTGACCTACGCAACATTAAGTCAGTTGATTGACTTAATGAAGAGGTCCAGGTCAGCCGTACTGCTCCACGAGGGAGCGCACCCTGTCCGCGTCCAGCTCGTAGACCGTTTCGTGCGCCCGGGGATCCCGCGCGTGGAGCGTGTGGAAGAGCGGGCCGGAGGGCCCGCCGAGCACCACGAGGGAGGCGGACGCCCCGCGCACCGCCCGCTCGGTGCCCGGCGCCGCCGTCAGGTCGATGCGGTTGACCACGCCGGGCGTCACCCACACCGGCACCGACTCCAGCAGCCCGAAGAGCTGGAGATGGAAGTGCCCGGTGAGGACGACCCGGACATCGCTGCCGCGCAGGGCGTCGGCGAGGTCGGCGGGGTTGCGCAGGCCGAAGACCTGCTGGAGGGGGTTGTCGAGGGCGATGGGCGGGTGGTGGAAGGCGAGGACGGTGCCGTGCCCGGCCGGGGTGCTCACCACCTGCCGCAGCCAGGCGAGCTGCCCGGCGGAGAGGTGGCCGTGCACCTTGCCGGGCACCAGCGAGTCGAGCGTGACGAACCGCCACCCGGCGACGGTGCTCACCGCGGCCCGCTCACCGGCCTCCGACGCGAACACCGCCTCCGGCTCGTCATGCCCGCTGCCGAGCACCTTCCCGAAGGCCTCGCGCTCGTCGTGGTTGCCGGTCGTGCAGAACACCGGCACCCCGCCCAGCACGTCCCGCGCGAACCCGCCCACCAGTGCCCGCACGGCCGTGTACGCCTCCGGGGAACCGTCGTCGGCGAGATCGCCGGTGACGACGACGGCGTCGATGCCCCGCAGATGCCGGAGTTCGTCGAGGAGAAGCCGCAGGGAGTCATGCGCGTTGACGCCGTGCCGGTTGACGGCGTCGGTGCGCTCCAGGTGCGTGTCCGAGAGCTGGAGAATCCTCATCTCCCGGACACTACACAGGAGTTGACGGTCAGCTCAGCGACTGGAGGGCCGCCGCGTCGTACGGCTTCAGCTCGTCGAGGCGGCCCGCGAGGACCTTCGCCGCCCACTCCGGGTCCTGGAGCAGCGCGCGGCCGACGGCGACGAGGTCGAACTCGTCGCGCTCCAGCCGGTCGAGGAGGTCGTCCAGGCCCTTGAGCGGGGAGCCCTCGCCGACGAACGCGTTGATGAAGTCGCCGTCGAGGCCGACCGAGCCGACGGTGATGGTGGGCTTGCCGGTGAGCTTCTTGGTCCAGCCCGCGAGGTTGAGGTCGGCGCCGTCGAACTCCGGGAGCCAGTAGCGGCGGGTGGAGGCGTGGAAGGCGTCGACGCCGGCCGCGGCGAGCGGGGTCAGGATGGCCTCCAGCTCCTCCGGGGTCTCGGCGAGCCGGGCGTCGTAGGCCTCCTGCTTCCACTGCGAGTAGCGGAAGATGACCGGGAAGTCGGCGGAGACGGTCTCGCGGACGGCGGCGACGATCTCGGCGGCGAACTTGGTGCGGGCGACCGCGTCACCGCCGTAGGCGTCGGTACGGCGGTTGGTGCCCGCCCACAGGAACTGGTCGACCAGGTAGCCGTGCGCGCCGTGGATCTCCACGCCGTCCATGCCGATGCGCTCCGCGGCGGCCGCGGCCTCGGCGAAGGCGCCGATGACGTCGTCGAGGTCGCGCTGGGTCATGGCCGTGCCGGTGGGCTCGGTCTCGCCGATGCGCAGGCCGGAGGGGCCGACCGCGGGGGCCTCGGGGACGGGGTTCTGGCCCTCCTTGCGGACCATGCCGATGTGCCACAGCTGCGGGACGATGGTGCCGCCCGCCGCGTGCACGTCCGCGGCCACCTGCTGCCAGCCCGCGAGCTGCTCCGCGCCGTGGAAGCGCGGGACGCGGCTGCTGTTGCCGGCCGAGTCGTGACCGACGTACGTCCCCTCGGTGACGACCAGGCCGACGCCCGCCGCGGCGCGCCGCGCGTAGTACGAGGCCACGTCGGCGCCCGGGATACCGCCCGGGGAGAACATCCGGGTCATCGGCGCCATCACGATGCGGTTCGGGACGGTCAGACCGTTGATCGCGATCGGCCGGGCGAGGATCTCGGCGGCGCGGGTGGGGGAGGCGGTCACGCGGGGGCTCCTAGCGGTGGGGTACCAGCGGGTATGTGCATACGCATGGACACTACGCACTGAGCAACCGCTCAGGACACCCCTCCATTTCCTCCGGCCCCTGTGATCCCGCCCACCTCCGGAAACGCCCGAGGGCGGCACCCCCTGTCGGAACAGGGGGTGCCGCCCTCGGTTAGGACGAGTCCGATCCGCCGGGGATCAGAAGTCCATGTCACCGCCCGGCATGCCGCCACCGGCGGGCGCGGCGGCCTTCTCCGGCTTGTCGGCGATGACGGCCTCGGTGGTGAGGAAGAGCGCGGCGATCGACGCGGCGTTCTGGAGCGCGGAGCGCGTGACCTTCGCCGGGTCGATGATGCCTTCCTTGACCAGGTCGACGTACTCACCGGTCGCGGCGTTGAGGCCGTGACCCGGGGTGAGGTTGCGGACCTTCTCCACCACGACGCCACCCTCGAGGCCGGCGTTGACGGCGATCTGCTTCAGCGGGGCCTCAAGGGCGAGCTTGACGGCGGCGGCGCCGGTCGCCTCGTCACCCTCCAGCTCCAGCTTCTCGAAGACACCGGAGGCCTGGAGCAGGGCCACGCCACCACCGGCGACGATGCCCTCCTCGACGGCCGCCTTGGCGTTGCGCACGGCGTCCTCGATGCGGTGCTTGCGCTCCTTGAGCTCGACCTCGGTCGCGGCACCGGCCTTGATGACGGCGACGCCACCGGCGAGCTTCGCCAGGCGCTCCTGGAGCTTCTCGCGGTCGTAGTCGGAGTCGCTGTTCTCGAT includes:
- a CDS encoding MurR/RpiR family transcriptional regulator: MTQEVKEIFGGASGGPSGPGGPGGPGTPPAPAALAAKVRTLTPSMTRSMQRVAEAVAGDPAGCAALTVTGLAELTGTSEATVVRTARILGYPGYRDLRLALAGLAAQQQSGRAPAITTDIAVDDPIADVVAKLAYDEQQTLADTAAGLDTVQLAAAVAAAATARRIDVYGVGASGLVAQDLVQKLLRIGLIAHAHSDPHLAVTNAVQLKAGDVAIAITHSGATGDVIEPLRVAFERGATTVAITGRPDSSVTQYADHVLTTSTARESELRPAAMSSRTSQLLVVDCLFVGVAQRTYESAAPALASSYEALAHRHRGRT
- a CDS encoding Uma2 family endonuclease, coding for MTPDTAERPQMSVEDFDELVRRAPRELKNRLEFLGGRLCIRHGPLDVDEFEELAAAAPETVRLEYINGKVVVKAMPDGNHREIFVWLQEQCMQYRPDLRVYGESGVMSEAYRKGRARTDGAVALKGHFKGHGEWSAANGILMAIEITSHDHDTNQGDGIDKPVGYAAVDIPVYLLIDRDNNTVVVYSDPKDSRYQETVSHPWGSPVELPDPLGFTLDTEELKDYAD
- a CDS encoding MFS transporter is translated as MSDAPSAVPRSNAVVVVLAFAGIVVSLMQTLVIPIVPELPRLLDAPASDTAWAVTATLLAAAVATPVVGRLGDMFGKRRMLLISGVMLIVGSVVCALADSLLPMIIGRALQGLASGVIPLGISIMRDELPAERLASATALMSASLGIGGALGLPAAALIADNFSWHVLFWTSAALGAVAIGLVTVFVPESKVRTGGRFDLVGALGMAAGLVCLLLAISKGADWGWGSGTTIGLFLAAVVILLAWGFFELRTDQPLVDLRTTARRQVLVTNLASIAVGFAMFAMSLVIPQLLQLPAQTGYGLGKSMLAAGLVMAPSGLVMMATAPISAAVSKARGPKATLMIGALIVAAGYGLNIVLMSEVWHFVLVSCVIGAGIGFTYGSMPALIMGAVPASETAAANSLNTLMRSIGTSSASAIAGVILAQLTTDFGGYALPSENGFKAVLAVGAGAALLAFAVASFIPRQRVAGDGTLVAEGATESAEAAAKS
- the murQ gene encoding N-acetylmuramic acid 6-phosphate etherase gives rise to the protein MTSTSDPRVLRAELEALTTEAFRPELADIDQLPTLDIARLMNGEDVTVPAAVAERLPEIGAAIDAVATRMAQGGRLVYAGAGTAGRLGVLDASECPPTFNTDPAQVVGLIAGGPEAMVTSVEGAEDSRELARADLDALKLTPLDTVVGVSASGRTPYAIGAVEHARAQGALTIGLSCNRHSALAAAAEHGIEVVVGPELVTGSTRLKAGTAQKLVLNMLSTITMIRLGKTYGNLMVDVRASNEKLRARSRRIVALATGAGDDEIERALAETDGEVKNAILVILTGVDGPAATRLLEESGGHLRAALAAAGG
- a CDS encoding NADH:flavin oxidoreductase, translating into MTASPTRAAEILARPIAINGLTVPNRIVMAPMTRMFSPGGIPGADVASYYARRAAAGVGLVVTEGTYVGHDSAGNSSRVPRFHGAEQLAGWQQVAADVHAAGGTIVPQLWHIGMVRKEGQNPVPEAPAVGPSGLRIGETEPTGTAMTQRDLDDVIGAFAEAAAAAERIGMDGVEIHGAHGYLVDQFLWAGTNRRTDAYGGDAVARTKFAAEIVAAVRETVSADFPVIFRYSQWKQEAYDARLAETPEELEAILTPLAAAGVDAFHASTRRYWLPEFDGADLNLAGWTKKLTGKPTITVGSVGLDGDFINAFVGEGSPLKGLDDLLDRLERDEFDLVAVGRALLQDPEWAAKVLAGRLDELKPYDAAALQSLS
- a CDS encoding GNAT family N-acetyltransferase translates to MGNRGAERVEEAVAGAVGVLRGAVERDWDGVRAGRCEWSCRETAQHIAQDLIVYAGRLAGRVQDTYRPFDVVVDDSTDNARVLQLIEGGGVLLTATIRVTPPRARAYHPRPYYSANPEGFAALAVGEVLLHTHDIAEGLGLPYEPPADLAEFVLTRMFPHIQPGPEHWPTLLWATGRGELPGRAPVTEWDWYNNLVLPTDRLTLEGLTPAAAADLRLGGDGGYDWVADGPFDGTREAAGMLVKAYEAGVHRPEWGVFVLVRREDGKAVGGMGFHGAPDEDGRAEVGYDLAPSARGRGYATEALRALSEWALARDGVRLLMATIEETNRASQAVVTRAGYTRATVGEQHEVLTHEQHAPHEEDTDLRLYLRERP
- a CDS encoding metallophosphoesterase family protein — its product is MRILQLSDTHLERTDAVNRHGVNAHDSLRLLLDELRHLRGIDAVVVTGDLADDGSPEAYTAVRALVGGFARDVLGGVPVFCTTGNHDEREAFGKVLGSGHDEPEAVFASEAGERAAVSTVAGWRFVTLDSLVPGKVHGHLSAGQLAWLRQVVSTPAGHGTVLAFHHPPIALDNPLQQVFGLRNPADLADALRGSDVRVVLTGHFHLQLFGLLESVPVWVTPGVVNRIDLTAAPGTERAVRGASASLVVLGGPSGPLFHTLHARDPRAHETVYELDADRVRSLVEQYG
- a CDS encoding DinB family protein, whose product is MTNTTQDTVTATERPDLLEVLAHQRHFLRFTTRDLTDEQAGQRTTASELCLGGLIKHVTSVERNWAAFILNGPSPADDFKNKTEADFARRADEFRMLPGDTLAGVLAAYEEAARRTDEIVTSLPDLNADHPLPEAPWFKPGARWSARRVLLHIVGETAQHAGHADIIRESLDGAKSMS
- a CDS encoding DUF4031 domain-containing protein encodes the protein MTVYIDPPAWPGHGRMWSHLVSDVSYDELHAFADGLGVPRRAFERDHYDIPAHRYADVVAAGAVEVSSREVVRLLTESGLRRPKGRPA
- a CDS encoding PTS transporter subunit EIIC, which encodes MTTSYDTATALLPLVGGPANVASVAHCMTRLRLRLADPSLVDGEALRALPGVLGVVEDDDTYQIVLGPGAVARVTADFEALLRKETRKAENATPLKLALRRVANVFVPLIPALIGCGILAGLNGLLTNAGWLPGLTPALAAVASAFMSLIAVFVGYNTAKEFGGTPVLGGAIAAVVVYPGVAKVTAFGVALAPGQGGVLGALAAALLGTYVEKWCRGHVPATLDVLLTPALTVLVSGLATLYVLMYAAGTVSSAIGTAANWLLSTTGAFAGAVLGGLFLPLVMLGLHQALIPIHATLIEQQGSTTLLPLLAMAGAGQVGAAAAVYVRLRHDTAMRTTIKSALPAGLLGVGEPLIYGVSLPLGRPFVTACAGGAAGGAFVGLFAMLGERVGATAIGPSGWALFPLLAGDGGLGLGTAAAIYAGGLLTGYAVGFGATYAFGLPKER